From a single Pseudophryne corroboree isolate aPseCor3 chromosome 6, aPseCor3.hap2, whole genome shotgun sequence genomic region:
- the LOC134934258 gene encoding gastrula zinc finger protein XlCGF71.1-like, translating to MSLTGEKPHQCSECDKNFTHKSHLLTHQRSHTGEKPFTCSECSKCFSRKSNLVVHQRIHTGEKPFSCSECNKCFTEKRDLIIHQRSHTGEKPFTCSECSKCFSRKSNLVVHQRIHTGEKLFSCSECNKCFTERPSEESHRRETIYMF from the coding sequence ATGAGtctcacaggagagaaaccacatcagtgctctgagtgtgacaaaaactttacacataaatcacatcttctcacacatcagaggagtcacacaggagagaaaccatttacatgttcagaatgcagcaagtgtttttcccgaaAGTCaaatcttgttgtacatcagaggattcacacaggagagaaaccattttcatgttctgaatgcAACAAATGTTTTACTGAGAAAAGAGACCTTATAatccatcagaggagtcacacaggagagaaaccatttacatgttcagaatgcagcaagtgtttttcccgaaAGTCaaatcttgttgtacatcagaggattcacacaggagagaaactatTTTCATGTTCTGAATGCAACAAATGTTTTACTGAGAgaccatcagaggagtcacacaggagagagaccatttacatgttctga